Proteins from one Candidatus Roseilinea sp. genomic window:
- the atpG gene encoding ATP synthase gamma chain — protein MATAREIKRRIRSVKNVRQITKALESVAAGRVRRAQQMVEATRPYSQRARDLLASVASLAGGETRHPLLTQREPVNSAAVILISGDRGLAGAFNSNVSRVAFNFARDYGKPVHFITIGKKGRDFIYRRGGKIAADFSGMPARPTLLDTTPATRAAIDDFLSGAADEVYLIYTEFISATQQKPVIKRLLPLAREAIMPDQAHRGPRPAYEFEPGPSEILNTLLPRLTEMQVYQAVLESLASFYTAQRIAMRNATDNASDLIVAYTLSYNKARQAGITNELLDIAGGAEALRQAMEEAAKALGMPAGSAL, from the coding sequence ATGGCTACAGCACGAGAAATCAAGCGACGCATTCGCAGCGTCAAGAACGTCCGGCAGATCACCAAAGCGCTGGAAAGTGTGGCGGCCGGCCGCGTGCGGCGCGCCCAGCAGATGGTCGAAGCCACGCGCCCGTATTCACAACGCGCGCGCGATTTGCTCGCCAGCGTGGCGTCGCTGGCCGGCGGTGAGACGAGGCATCCGCTGCTCACCCAGCGCGAACCGGTCAACAGCGCCGCCGTCATCTTGATCTCCGGCGACCGCGGCCTGGCCGGCGCGTTCAACAGCAACGTCTCCCGCGTCGCGTTCAACTTCGCGCGTGACTACGGCAAGCCGGTGCACTTCATCACCATCGGCAAGAAGGGGCGCGACTTCATCTACCGGCGCGGCGGCAAGATCGCTGCGGATTTCTCCGGCATGCCGGCGCGCCCAACCCTGTTGGACACGACGCCCGCAACGCGCGCTGCGATTGACGACTTCCTCAGCGGCGCCGCTGACGAGGTGTATCTGATCTACACCGAGTTCATCAGCGCTACCCAGCAGAAGCCCGTCATCAAACGGCTTCTGCCCCTGGCGCGCGAAGCAATCATGCCGGATCAAGCGCACCGCGGGCCTCGTCCGGCCTATGAATTTGAGCCGGGGCCGTCGGAGATCCTGAACACGCTCCTCCCACGCCTAACCGAGATGCAGGTGTATCAGGCGGTGCTCGAATCGCTGGCCAGCTTTTACACTGCCCAGCGCATCGCCATGCGCAACGCCACGGACAACGCCTCGGACCTGATCGTGGCCTACACGCTCAGTTACAACAAGGCGCGCCAGGCCGGCATCACCAACGAACTGCTCGACATCGCCGGCGGCGCCGAGGCGCTGCGCCAGGCCATGGAGGAAGCCGCCAAGGCCCTGGGGATGCCTGCCGGCAGCGCTCTGTGA
- a CDS encoding hypothetical protein (possible pseudo, frameshifted) — MGLAERAARMIYLNKTGYNGLYRVNRQGKFNVPFGRYKAPKYLDEDNLLAVSRALRNVEILCAPFDTVTARTRPGDWVYFDPPYVPISQTSNFTSYYANGFGLREQEKTAGHLY; from the coding sequence ATGGGCCTTGCTGAACGAGCGGCACGCATGATTTACCTGAATAAAACGGGCTACAACGGTTTGTATCGGGTCAATCGGCAGGGGAAGTTCAATGTCCCCTTTGGGCGGTATAAAGCGCCGAAATATCTGGACGAAGACAATCTTTTAGCAGTATCCCGCGCCTTGAGAAATGTTGAAATCTTATGTGCGCCATTTGATACAGTGACAGCAAGAACCAGGCCGGGTGACTGGGTATATTTTGATCCGCCTTATGTTCCAATCTCGCAAACGTCAAACTTTACATCCTATTATGCCAATGGCTTTGGGTTACGAGAGCAGGAAAAAACTGCGGGACATTTGTATTGA
- the atpA gene encoding ATP synthase subunit alpha: MTRSDLTSTLNLEELAASLKAQIENFTPTLQAVDVGTVKEVGDGIARCTGLTNVQSQELVEFTKDGTLGLAFNLEPDEVGVIILGDYTHIEEGDTVRSTGRVISVPVGDALIGRVVDPLGRPLDGKGPINTNKFRPLERIAPGVIKRANVDTPLQTGVKAIDALIPIGRGQRELIIGDRSTGKTAVCIDTIINQKGKGVVCIYVAIGQKLAQVARVVSTLEQYGAMDYTIVVVASAADSATLQYIAPYAGCAMGEEIMENGVTIGGQFINDALCVYDDLTKHAYAYRQVSLLLRRPPAREAYPGDIFYLHSRLLERAARLAYQWVIREADDSDEWGDGHSVNGKIYDGAIGEETAKHDMKALAAETGKKYKLVKNPRTGGSLTALPIIETQLGDVSAYIPTNVISITDGQLFLETDLFNAGIRPAINVGISVSRVGGDAQTRAMKQVASRLKLDLAQFRELQAFATFGSDVDKTTLQLLERGRRMTELLKQKQYEPRPLWAQVVAIFAGTNGYLDKIPVNRIQDWEQQFIKHIEMSYPDLVNGIMTEKRISDENIAKLRSAIEAFNRTFN; this comes from the coding sequence ATGACTCGGTCGGATTTGACTTCGACTCTCAACCTGGAAGAACTCGCGGCGTCGCTCAAGGCGCAGATCGAAAACTTCACCCCGACGCTCCAAGCCGTGGACGTCGGCACGGTGAAGGAGGTGGGCGACGGCATTGCGCGGTGCACCGGCCTCACGAACGTGCAGTCGCAAGAGCTGGTGGAATTCACCAAGGACGGCACGCTGGGACTGGCTTTCAACTTGGAGCCTGATGAGGTTGGCGTCATCATCCTGGGCGATTACACCCACATTGAAGAGGGGGACACCGTGCGCTCTACCGGCCGCGTCATCTCGGTGCCGGTTGGCGATGCGTTGATCGGCCGTGTGGTGGACCCGCTGGGCCGCCCCCTAGATGGCAAAGGCCCGATCAACACCAACAAGTTTCGCCCGTTGGAGCGCATCGCGCCCGGCGTAATCAAGCGCGCCAACGTGGACACGCCGCTGCAAACCGGCGTCAAGGCGATTGACGCGCTCATCCCCATCGGCCGCGGCCAGCGCGAGCTGATCATCGGCGACCGCAGCACCGGCAAGACGGCCGTCTGTATTGACACGATCATCAATCAGAAGGGCAAAGGCGTCGTCTGCATCTACGTCGCCATTGGCCAAAAGCTGGCGCAGGTGGCGCGCGTGGTGAGCACGCTGGAGCAATACGGCGCGATGGATTACACGATCGTCGTCGTCGCCTCGGCGGCCGACTCGGCCACGCTGCAATACATCGCGCCCTACGCCGGCTGCGCCATGGGCGAAGAGATCATGGAAAACGGCGTGACCATCGGCGGCCAGTTCATCAACGATGCGCTGTGCGTGTACGATGACCTGACCAAGCACGCCTACGCTTATCGCCAGGTGTCGCTGCTGTTGCGCCGCCCACCGGCCCGCGAGGCTTATCCCGGCGACATTTTCTATTTGCACTCGCGCCTGTTGGAGCGCGCGGCGCGCCTGGCCTATCAATGGGTGATCCGCGAGGCCGATGACAGCGACGAGTGGGGCGATGGCCATAGCGTCAACGGCAAGATCTACGATGGCGCCATCGGCGAAGAGACGGCTAAGCACGATATGAAGGCGCTGGCTGCCGAGACCGGCAAGAAATACAAGCTGGTGAAGAACCCGCGCACGGGCGGCTCGCTCACCGCGCTCCCGATCATCGAGACGCAGCTCGGCGACGTGTCCGCGTATATCCCCACCAACGTGATCTCGATCACCGACGGCCAGCTCTTCCTGGAGACCGACTTGTTCAACGCGGGCATTCGCCCGGCCATCAACGTCGGCATCAGCGTCAGCCGGGTAGGGGGCGATGCGCAAACCCGCGCCATGAAGCAAGTGGCCAGCCGCCTCAAGCTCGACCTGGCGCAGTTCCGCGAGCTGCAAGCGTTCGCCACATTTGGCAGCGATGTGGACAAGACCACCTTGCAACTGCTGGAGCGCGGTCGGCGCATGACGGAACTGCTCAAGCAGAAGCAGTATGAGCCGCGTCCGCTGTGGGCGCAGGTGGTGGCGATCTTCGCCGGCACTAATGGCTACCTCGACAAGATCCCGGTCAACCGCATTCAGGACTGGGAACAACAGTTCATCAAGCACATCGAGATGAGCTATCCGGACCTGGTGAACGGCATCATGACGGAGAAGCGCATCAGCGACGAGAATATCGCCAAGCTGCGCAGCGCCATTGAGGCGTTCAACCGCACCTTCAACTAA
- a CDS encoding hypothetical protein (possible pseudo, frameshifted) translates to MALGYESRKKLRDICIELSKNNVYLTLSNSDTAIIRSLYATSFFAIDEVRANRAINCNGAKRGKITELVITNYPVESAILPRLLEQRLTC, encoded by the coding sequence ATGGCTTTGGGTTACGAGAGCAGGAAAAAACTGCGGGACATTTGTATTGAGTTGAGCAAGAACAACGTTTACCTCACGCTTTCTAATTCTGATACTGCAATCATTCGCTCTTTGTACGCCACATCCTTTTTTGCTATTGATGAAGTTCGGGCCAATCGGGCCATCAACTGCAATGGGGCAAAACGGGGGAAAATCACAGAACTGGTCATCACAAACTACCCCGTTGAAAGCGCGATATTACCGCGCCTACTTGAGCAACGGCTGACCTGTTGA